The stretch of DNA GAAGGAATCCCTGCTCGGCCGGATGTGGGGAAGGACTCCCGGCTCGGCGGAACGGGCTGGGCGCGGGCGATGCAATCGGCCCCTACAGGACTCGGCCAGTCATGCGCTTGACAATCCGCGATTCCCGGTGTAAATTGATACCAACCTCGTTCGCGAAGATGCTGTGGTAACCTTGCTGATTCTGACCATGCCGCGACGCCCGTACCTGCTCCTCGGCCGCTCTAATTCTCGACTACTGAACACCTTGCTGCGCTCTGCGGCGAGGTGTGTTTTGTTTTTTGGGGGCCTGTCTGCTATCCTGTTACCCAACGGTGCGTTTGGCGGCTGGAACGAGTGGACGCAGGAAGCCCCGCACGCGGCCATGGGTGAGTACACTGAGGGCCACTGGAACGGCGACGTCTGTCTATGGTTCTGCTTGAACCTTGACGATGACTACCTGTACCGGGTCAACACCCGCGACTTCAGCAGCGAACTGATTCCCGATACCCGCTTGCCGTGGTTGGCCGCGCCAGAACAGCTGTTCCAGCATCCGACACTGGATTCAATCTGGTTTGGCTTTATGAAGGATCTTGATTCTTCGGATCCGGACTCTCTATTTCGCACGACTGATGGCGGAGCGACTTGGCAGTTTGTGATCGAATCCAATTACCGATCGGCCGGGCAGATGGTCTGGCTACCCGATCATCCGTCCACCGGGTACTTCTTTCCGTACGCCGAAGATCCGTGGAAGACCACGGACTATGGCGAGACGTGGACGCGGCTGGATCTTGTTCCGATGGTTCTCGGGGCTTCGGAGATTGTGAATCCGGCCGGATTTCTATATTTCCTTGGGACATCGGCCAATGTCCATCGCCTGTATCACTTGAATCTTGCGGACGACTCGTTCGAACAGGCCTTCAGGTTCGGGACGAATACGTTTAGTCGAGATTGGAATGTGGATTACTCAAACCCCGATCGTGTCTTGGTTGTTGGTGACCACGGTCAGGGCGACAACTACTACATTCTGGAATCTTTGGACGCTGGTGCTACCTTCGATACATTGTATGAGGCCCCGGATTCAATCTACTCCATCGGACACATCGTTCAAGACCGTATGAACTTCAACCACTGGTACGGATTGTTCGCGGCCAGCGAGCGCAAGCTTCACGAATCGTTCGATGGTGGTCGTACATGGACTTTCACGTCCCGACTCAGCGGTGTCTCAGAGGTAGAACCTGAATTCTATGCCTTTCCGGGCACAGAAGGCCGAGCGATGACCATGTCACCGTATTTCACGTACCGCCCGGCGATGGGCGAGTCCTTTCGTGTGATTGATCTTGCTCCGCCGGATTGGTCCCGGGGACTGCCCACCGACATCTTCTATTCACCGGTCACGGGCTATATTAGATCAAACGGCGACCTCTGGCGCAGCACGGATTCGGGACGGAACTGGCAGCCCACCGGCGGGCAGGAGGAGGCGCGCGGCGATGACATCTTTGAGTTCATTGGTCCAGCATCTGCCGCAAATCTCCAGCACATTCTGGCGCGCGGACTGAATTTCGCGGTCTCAACGAATGGTGCGCAGAGTTTTCATCATGTGACCAACACGGCGTGGTGGCGATACGACTACCAAAACGGTGGTGGCATTGACTGGTCACCAGAGAATCCCGATGAGTTCCTAATTGCACACTACCGGCAAGATCACGACTCGCTGCGGATCGCGCGTACGACCGACTTGGGCAGCACATGGAGCTTCACCTACGGTGCGCTGGATCCTCCGGCCGCGCGCGTGGAGGACGTCGTGTACTACAGTGCCAACCCGGAGACGTTGCTCTGCTCCGGAACAGGATCGGGCAATCTGTCGGGCGGGCTCTACTACTCGACCACAGGCGGAGCTTCATGGCAACGGGCACCCGGCACCGAAGGGCATGCTGCGCGGTACATTTGGCCGCAGCGGTCGCTCGGGCGATTCTTCGCAAACTACGGTGACAGCGCCTTCAGCCGCAATG from candidate division KSB1 bacterium encodes:
- a CDS encoding T9SS type A sorting domain-containing protein; protein product: MPRRPYLLLGRSNSRLLNTLLRSAARCVLFFGGLSAILLPNGAFGGWNEWTQEAPHAAMGEYTEGHWNGDVCLWFCLNLDDDYLYRVNTRDFSSELIPDTRLPWLAAPEQLFQHPTLDSIWFGFMKDLDSSDPDSLFRTTDGGATWQFVIESNYRSAGQMVWLPDHPSTGYFFPYAEDPWKTTDYGETWTRLDLVPMVLGASEIVNPAGFLYFLGTSANVHRLYHLNLADDSFEQAFRFGTNTFSRDWNVDYSNPDRVLVVGDHGQGDNYYILESLDAGATFDTLYEAPDSIYSIGHIVQDRMNFNHWYGLFAASERKLHESFDGGRTWTFTSRLSGVSEVEPEFYAFPGTEGRAMTMSPYFTYRPAMGESFRVIDLAPPDWSRGLPTDIFYSPVTGYIRSNGDLWRSTDSGRNWQPTGGQEEARGDDIFEFIGPASAANLQHILARGLNFAVSTNGAQSFHHVTNTAWWRYDYQNGGGIDWSPENPDEFLIAHYRQDHDSLRIARTTDLGSTWSFTYGALDPPAARVEDVVYYSANPETLLCSGTGSGNLSGGLYYSTTGGASWQRAPGTEGHAARYIWPQRSLGRFFANYGDSAFSRNDGDGVGNWHSCFGNLPYTGQVTQVAFDWDTTEFVYVYVPQQGIWRGTGDGDWEQYCEQPPVPIHQFEISAGWPKTIMALPLIPETGFYLYMKSDSIYDAGRERWRYVPEQRDVTIFPNPTNAMVTIRLVNSVGEATNVRIFNLLGQVVQQAVIVRAGIVNYSVDLRGGEFSSGKYFVAWGGKPKKIPAGRGRPARRRCKTGGPCGSPD